The genome window AGTTATGTATGTTGTCTTAAGCACACTACAAGAAAATCCTGAAATCAAACATCTtaccagtgactgcagtgatgTTGACTCCACTGCTTCTGACGttctcaaacacagagaagagagtgaatgtGTATTTAGTTCCAGCAGTGAGAGATGAGACTGTGTGAGTTACTGGTCCACCTCCAACTGGTGCAGTGATGTTTATCTCTGTTCCATTAAACTGGAGAATGAAGCTGACGTTGTTGTTGACTTTATTCCACTGCAGAGTGATACTGGTCTCATTTTGTCCTGCTGATCTGAAGCTGTCTGTGTTGGAAGGAGCTgagatagaaaacaaaaaagaggagcagtgaTCAATTTGATCAAGACAGAGTATTTAGCCACAATCTCGCTccattcatctgctgctctATTTACTGATAtggttgacagaaaaaaaaacattgtccaGTAGCTGCCCCCAAAGCCAGCCAGTGTAAAAAGAACTTACTCCATCTTTAGctctttttgttaaatttaGGCTGTTGCTGCAGATAACTGCTTGCTGTATGTTGTCTTAAGCACACTACAAGGAATTCCTGAAGTCAAATATCTTACCTGTGACTGCAGTGATGTTGACTCCACTGCTTCTGACAtcctcaaacacagagaagagagtgaatgtGTATTTAGTTCCAGCAGTGAGAGATGAGACTGTGTGAGTTACTGGTCCACCTCCAACTGGTGCACGGATGTTTATCTCTGTTCCATTAAACTGGAGAATGAAGCTGACGTTGTTGTTGACTTTATTCCACTGGAGAGTGATACTGGTCTCATCTTGTCCTGCTGATctgaagctgtctgtgtttgaaggagctgagacagaacacaaaaaagagGAGCAATGATCAATTTGATCAAGTCAGAGTACTTAGTCACAAACTCGCTAGattcatctgctgctctttttaTTGATATGGCTGACAGGTAAAAAACATTGTCCAGTAGCTGCCCCCAAAGCTGGTTAGTGTGAAAAAAACTTATTCCATCTTTAGCTATTTCTTGTTAGATTTAACCTGTTGCTGCAGATAACTGCTTGCTCTTCATACTTGTGATTACGACTGCTGAGAGTTATGTATGTTGTCTTAAGCACACTACAAGAAAATCCTGAAATTAAACATCTtaccagtgactgcagtgatgTTGACTCCACTGCTTCTGACGtcctcaaacacagagaagagagtgaatgtGTATTTAGTTCCAGCAGTGAGAGATGAGACTGTGTGCGTTACTGGTCCACTTCCAACTGGTGCAGTGATGTTTATCTCTGTTCCATTAAACTGGAGAATGAAGCTGACGTTGTTGTTGACTTTATTCCACTGCAGAGTGATACTGGTCTCATTTTGTCCTGCTGATctgaagctgtctgtgtttggaggagctgagacagaaaatCAAAGCAATGATCAATTTACTGAAGACATCGCCACCTCCATCGTCTCttgttgtttctgcactatTACAGCTTTTCAGTAACATTCATGTCCAGTAGCTGCCCCCAaggtgagattaaaaaaaaacaacaaaatcttTCAGCCGCATGGTTTTCAATCCAAGCTATTCCTGCTGATAACTGCTTTTGTAATTTGAATTAATGGTCACCAAAAGTTATGGCTGCTGCTGACGAGCATTGACTTGCTTGCCATTGCCACATAACTGGAACCTCATCTGTGAATGATTAGACCGCCATGAAAACATCTTAGTGACAAAATTTTAAACATAACTTCATTTACCTAGAAAGTTATCTTATGCACTATCCTaatacaaaacaacagtgttatCCGTGGTTCACTAGACACTTCTGATTCAAATATCTtaccagtgactgcagtgatgTTGACTCCACTGCTTCTGATGtcctcaaacacagagaagagagtgaatgtGTATTTAGTTCCAGCAGTGAGAGATGAGACTGTGTGAGTTACTGGTCCACCTCCAACTGGTGCACTGATGTTTATCTCTGTTTCATTAAACTGGAGAATGAAGCTGACGTTGTTGTTGACTTTATTCCACTGCAGAGTGATACTGGTCTCATCTTGTCCTGCTGATCTGAAGCTGTCTGTGTTGGAAGGAGCTgagatagaaaacaaaaaagaggagcagtgaTCAATTTGATCCAGACAGAGTATTTAGCCACAATCTCGCTccattcatctgctgctctATTTACTGATAtggttgacagaaaaaaaaacattgtccaGTAGCTGCCCCCAAAGCCGGCCAGTGTAAAAAGAACTTACTCCATCTTTAGctctttttgttaaatttaGGCTGTTGCTGCAGATAACTGCTTGCTGTATGTTGTCTTAAGCACACTACAAGAAATTCCTGAAGTCAAATATCTtaccagtgactgcagtgatgTTGACTCCACTGCTTCTGACGatctcaaacacagagaagagagtgaatgtGTATTTAGTTCCAGCAGTGAGAGATGAGACTGTGTGAGTTACTGGTCCACCTCCAACTGGTGCACTAATGTTTATCTCTGTTCCATTAAACTGGAGAATGAAGCTGACGTTGTTGTTGACTTTATTCCACTGCAGAGTGATACTGGTCTCATTTTGTCCTGCTGATctgaagctgtctgtgtttgaaggagctgagacagaacacaaaaaagagGAGCAATGATCAATTTGATCAAGACAGAGTATTTAGTTACAAACTCGCTtcattcatctgctgctcttttgGTAATATGACTGACAGGTAAGAAACATTGCCCAGAAGCTGAACCCAAGGCCAActagtgtaaaaaaaacttaCTCCATCTTTAGCTATTTCTTGTTAAATTTAACCTGTTGCTGCAGATAACTGCTTGCTCTTCATACTTGTGATTACGACTGCTAAGAGTTATGTATGTTGTCTTAAGCACACTACAAGAAATTCCTGAAGTCAAACATCTtaccagtgactgcagtgatgCTGACTCCACTGCTTCTGACGttctcaaacacagaaaagagagtgaatgtgtATTTAGTTCCAGCAGTGAGAGATGAGACTGTGTGAGTTACTGGTCCACCTCCAACTGGTGCACTGATGTTTATCTCTGTTCCATTAAACTGGAGAATGAAGCTGACGTTGTTGTTGACTTTATTCCACTGCAGAGTGATACTGGTCTCATCTTGGCCTGCTGATCtgaagctgtcagtgtttggAGGAGCTTAGACAGAAAATCAGAGCAATGATCAATTTCACCAAGACAGAGAATCAATTTGCATACTCGCTCCATTTATCTTTTGCTCTTTTGTCAATAATATGGCTGATAGGTAACATCCATCGATCAGTAGCTGCCCAGAAGTTGGAATAATCTAAAAGAAAATGACTACATTGTTAACAACTTCTTGTTGAAGTTGAGCTGTTGCTGCTGATCAACTGCTTGTTTTTGATACTCGCTATTACGACAGCTAAGAGTTAAGGCTGCTTTCAAGTCCATGTAAATGGCTTGTTGTTGGTACATCATGACAAATTAGtgcatgaatgaaaaaagaCGCCTTCAAAATTATCTGTGatacatgcatttaaaaaaagtcattacattTCTAGTATGTTGTCTTATGGAAACTACCAATACAAAACAGCAGTGTGATACTTGGTAAAAAAGACAATCTTATAGTCAAAAATCTtaccagtgactgcagtgatgTTGACTCCACTGCTTCTGACgtgctcaaacacagagaagagagtgaatgtGTATTTAGTTCCAGCAGTGAGAGATGAGACTGTGTGAGTTACTGGTCCACCTCCAACTGGTGCACTAATGTTTATCTCTGTTCCATTAAACTGGAGAATGAAGCTGACGTTGTTGTTGACTTTATTCCACTGCAGAGTGATACTGGTCTCATCTTGTCCTGCTGATCtgaagctgtcagtgtttggaggagctgagacagaacacaaaaaagGGGAGCAGTGATCAATTTGATCAAGACAGAGTATTTAGTTACAAACTCGCTccattcatctgctgctctttttgCCAATATGACTGACAGGTAAGAAACATTGTCCAGTCGCTGAACCCAAAGCCagccagtgtaaaaaaaactcACTCCATCTTTAGCTCTGTTTGTTAAATTTAAGCTGTTGCTGCAGATAACTGCTTGCTGTATGTTGTCTTAAGCACACTACAAGAAATTACTGAAGTCAAATATCTTACCAGTGACTGCAATGACGGTGACTCCACTGCTTCTGACAttctcaaacacagagaagagagtgaatgtGTATTTAGTTCCAGCAGTGAGAGATGAGACTGTGTGAGTTACTGGTCCACCTCCAACTGGTGCACTGATGTTTATCTCTGTTCCATTAAACTGGAGAATGAAGCTGACGTTGTTGTTGACTTTATTCCACTGCAGAGTGATACTGGTCTCATCTTGTTCTGCCGATCTGAAGCTGTCTGTGTTGGAAGGAGCTgagatagaaaacaaaaaagaggagcagtgaTCAATTTGATCTAGCCAGAGTATTTAGCCACAATCTCGCTccattcatctgctgctctttttaCTGATATGGCTGACAGGCAAAAAACATTGTCCAGTAGCTGCCCCCAAAGCTGGTTAGTGTGAAAAAAACTTATTCCATCTTTAGCTATTTCTTGTTAGATTTAACCTGTTGCTGCAGATAACTGCTTGCTCTTCATACTTGTGATTACGACTGCTGAGAGTTATGTATGTTGTCTTAAGCACACTACAAGAAATTCCTGAAGTCAAATATCTTACTTGTGACTGCGGTGATGTTGACTCCACTGCTTCTGACgtgctcaaacacagagaagagagtgaatgtGTATTTAGTTCCAGCAGTGAGAGATGAGACTGTGTGAGTTACTGGTCCACCTCCAACTGGTGCACTAATGTTTATCTCTGTTCCATTAAACTGGAGAATGAAGCTGACGTTGTTGTTGACTTTATTCCACTGCAGAGTGATACTGGTCTCATTTTGTCCTGCTGATCTGAAGCTGTCTGTGTTGGAAGGAGCTgagatagaaaacaaaaaagaggagcagtgaTCAATTTGATCAAGACAGAGTATTTAGCCACAATCTCGCTCCATTCATCTTCTGCTCTATTTACTGATAtggttgacagaaaaaaaacattgtccaGTAGCTGCCCCCAAAGCCAGCCAGTGTAAAAAGAACTTACTCCATCTTTAGctctttttgttaaatttaACTGTGCTGCAGATAACTGCTGCAGATAACTGCTTGCTGTATGTTGTCTTAAGCACACTACAAGAAATTCCTGAAGTCAAACATCTtaccagtgactgcagtgatgTTGACTCCACTGCTTCTGATGtcctcaaacacagagaagagagtgaatgtGTATTTAGTTCCAGCAGTGAGAGATGAGACTGTGTGAGTTACTGGTCCACCTCCAACTGGTGCACTGATGTTTATCTCGGTTCCATTAAACTGGAGAATgaagctgatgttgttgttgactttatTCCACTGCAGAGTGATACTGGTCTCATTTTGTCCTGCTGATctgaagctgtctgtgtttgaaggagctgagatagaaaacaaaaaagaggagcagtgaTCAATTTGATCAAGACAGAGTATTCAGCCACAATCTCGCTccattcatctgctgctctATTTACTGATAtggttgacagaaaaaaaaacattgtccaGTAGCTGCCCCCAAAGCCAGCCAGTGTAAAAAGAACTTACTCCATCTTTAGctctttttgttaaatttaGGCTGTTGCTGCAGATAACTGCTTGCTGTATGTTGTCTTAAGCACACTACAAGAAATTACTGAAGTCAAATATCTtaccagtgactgcagtgatgTTGACTCCACTGCTTCTGACGttctcaaacacagagaagagagtgaatgtGTATTTAGTTCCAGCAGTGAGAGATGAGACTGTGTGAGTTACTGGTCCACCTCCAACTGGTGCACTGATGTTTATCTCCGTTCCATTAAACTGGAGAATgaagctgatgttgttgttgactttatTCCACTGCAGAGTGATACTGGTCTCATCTTGTCCTGCTGATctgaagctgtctgtgtttgaaggagctgagacagaacacaaaaaagagGAGCAATGATCAATTTGATCAAGACAGAGTATTTAGTTACAAACTCGCTccattcatctgctgctctttttgCTAATATGACTGACAGGTAAGAAACATTGCCCAGAAGCTGAACCCAAGGCCAACTAGTGTAAAAAAAACGTACTCCATCTTTAGCTATTTCTTGTTAAATTTAACCTGTTGCTGCAGATAACTGCTTGCTCTTCATACTTGTGATTACGACTGCTAAGAGTTATGTATGTTGTCTTAAGCACACTACAAGAAATTCCTGAAGTCAAACATCTtaccagtgactgcagtgatgTTGACTCCACTGCTTCTGACGttctcaaacacagaaaagagagtgaatgtgtATTTAGTTCCAGCAGTGAGAGATGAGACTGTGTGAGTTACTGGTCCACCTCCAACTGGTGCACTGATGTTTATCTCTGTTCCATTAAACTGGAGAATGAAGCTGACATTGTTGTTGACTTTATTCCACTGCAGAGTGATACTGGTCTCATCTTGGCCTGCTGATctgaagctgtctgtgtttggaggagctgagacagaacacaaaaaagaggagcagtgaTCAATTTGATGAAGACAGAGTATTTAGCCACAATCtcactcattcattcaaacatttatctGTTGCTCTTTTTACTGACAtggctgacagacaaaaaacattgtCCAGTAGCTGCTCCCAAGGCCAGCTAGTGTAAAAACAACTTACTCCATGTTTAACTATTTCTTGTTAAATCTAACCTGTTGCTGTAGATAACTGCTTGCTCTTCAAACCTGCGATTACGACTGTTGAGAGTTATGTATGTTGTCTTAAGGAAACTACAAGAAATTCCTGAAGTCAAATATCTtaccagtgactgcagtgatgTTGACTCCACTGCTTCTGACGtcctcaaacacagagaagagagtgaatgtGTATTTAGTTCCAGCAGTGAGAGATGAGACTGTGTGAGTTACTGGTCCACCTCCAACTGGTGCAGTGATGTTTATCTCGGATCCATTAAACTGGAGAATGAAGCTGACGTTGTTGTTGACTTTATTCCACTGCAGAGTGATACTGGTCTCATCTTGGCCTGCTGATGtgaagctgtctgtgtttgaaggagcttagacagaacacaaaaaaagaggagcagtgaTCAATTTGATCAAGACAGAGTATTTAGGCACAAACTCGCTccattcatctgctgctgttttcgCTAATATGACTGACAGCTAAGAAACATTGTCCAGTAGCTGCCCCAAAGCCGgctggtgtaaaaaaaaaaaaaacttactccATCTTTAGCTCTTTCTTGTTAAATTCAAGTTGTTGCTGCAGATAACTGCTTGCTCTTTATACTTGCAATTAAGCCTGCTGAGAGTTATGTATGTTGTCTTAAGGAAACTAAAAGAAATTCCTGAAGTCAAGCATCTtaccagtgactgcagtgatgTTGACTCCACTGCTTCTGACAttctcaaacacagagaagagagtgaatgtGTATTTAGTTCCAGCAGTGAGAGATGAGACTGTGTGAGTTACTGGTCCACCTCCAACTGGCGCACTGATGTTTATCTCTGTTCCATTAAGCTGGAGAATGAAGCTGACGTTGTTGTTGACTTTATTCCACTGCAGAGTGATACTGGTCTCATCTTGGCCTGCTGATGtgaagctgtctgtgtttggaggagctgagacagaaaaaGTGAAGAGACaaattttgaatgaaaagacagTTATCAGAATAATCTGGATTCCATTCAACAGATCTATATATCAACAATCCACCTCCATCATCTCTTGGTGTTTCTTGAGTATTACAGATATATGTAAATCTATTGTCCAGTCGCTGCCCCCGAggtgacattaaaataaataacatctttaaGTCACACAGTTTTCAATCCAATCTATTCTTTTTGAGAACTGCTTTTGTAATTTGAATTAATGGTCACCAAAAGTTATGGCTGCTCCTGAAGAGCATTGACTTGCTTGCTTTTGCCACATAACTTGAACCTCATCTGTGAATGATTAGGACCGCCATGAAAACATCTTTGTGATACAGATTTAAACATAACTTCATTTCCTAGAAAGTTGTCTTATGCACTAATCTAATATGAAATAACAGTGTTATCCTTGGTTCACAAGACACTTCTGAACCAAACATCTtaccagtgactgcagtgatgTTGACTCCACTGCTTTTGACGttctcaaacacagagaagagagtgaatgtGTATTTAGTTCCAGCAGTGAGAGATGAGACTGTGTGAGTTACTGGTCCACCTCCAACTGGCGCACTGATGTTTATCTCTGTTCCATTAAACTGGAGAATGAAGCTGACGTTGTTGTTGACTTTATTCCACTGCAGAGTGATACTGGTCTCATCTTGTCCTGCTGATctgaagctgtctgtgtttgaaggagctgagacagaacacaaaaaagaggagcagtgaTCAATTTGATGAAGACAGAGTATTTAGCCACAATCtcactcattcattcaaacattcaTCTGTTGCTCTTTTTACTGACAtggctgacagacaaaaaacattgtCCAGTAGCTGCTCCCAAGGCCAGCTAGTGTAAAAACAACTTACTCCATGTTTAACTATTTCTTGTTAAATCTAACCTGTTGCTGTAGATAACTGCTTGCTCTTCAAACCTGCGATTACGACTGCTGAGAGTTATGTATGTTGTCTTAAGGAAACTACAAGAAATTCCTGAAGTCAAGTATCTtaccagtgactgcagtgatgTTGACTCCACTGCTTCTGACAttctcaaacacagagaagagagtgaatgtGTATTTAGTTCCAGCAGTGAGAGATGAGACTGTGTGAGTTACTGGTCCACCTCCAACTGGTGCAGTGATGTTTATCTCTGTTCCATTAAACTGGAGAATGAAGCTGACGTTGTTGTTGACTTTATTCCACTGCAGAGTGATACTGGTCTCATCTTGGCCTGCTGATGtgaagctgtctgtgtttggaggAACTGAGACAAAGAGCAGAACACATAAGACAGAAATCACATAAAATTGGTAGAGCTCTTATTTGAAGCAGTTTGATGCAATGCACATAACGTCCTCTGGTACATCATGTTGACATGCTATGAATGACACAGTGACTGTTCCTAATTCATCCACCTTCACTGGAAATTCAGTTCATCAAATTATCACCATACtcatataaattaaatgtagaaaatactgttttagaTCAATCAGTATTATATTGTACAGCATCAGTCATTTAAGGCTTCTTTGTGGTATGCAACATAgaattttcttctttcttcttatcTTTTATGTTATTGGGTCAATGCCTACAACATCACAAACCTCAATTCAACTTTCGAATCTCACTTTAACCCTAACCTATTTTTCCATGTGAATTTGTTCTTAAATGTATACATATCAGCAAATATATGTCCAGATACCTATTTGCCCATATTTTTCAGAAAATACAGCACTTTtgaaaatcataaaatatatgtacacataacacataacacCAACGGTCTGAATCTAATAATGAACCTCTCCCTATATAGTATATGAGCAGAAATAAGACGCATTACTTGTTTTGAAACAGATGAATGAGAAATTAAGGGCACAGTTTTCATCTGACCACCGTCCCGAGTCATTGAACGATGTGGTGACACACTCCTCTCCACTTAAGTCTGGCTGCCCGATGGCCCAGTGTCGAAACAGAGAGGTGCTTCCATCAGACCACAGTTTTTCCCGGTACAGTCCTATCCACACAAAGCTGCCATCTGCCAGGTTTGTAATGATGctattttctgtctgatttcGTATGCTGAGGGGGAAACAGTAGAGTATACATTTCAAGGATAAGTatcaaagacatgaaaacaaaaagtagaaTGCACAATGCAAAACAATGGTAGTGATTGCTAGAAAGGAACGATATCAAAtggtaatgataataaatgaatagacagagaaatggagggaTTTACAAGTCggaaatgacaaaatacaatTGTACAGAAAATTAGAAAAAGTAAAAGCCTTAAAAATGTCTCACTGCATTTTTGGATCACCTCAATAGTTTTGACCATACAtcaacagacagaaatgatggTTCAGTAGTTTACCTGGCTAGATCAACATAATTCTCCCTGCAGAATCTCTGCGCTTCGGTCCAATTCAGATGTGTGTCGACCTTTACAAAGGATACTGTACCATTTGCTGTACCTGTAAATGTAGTTACAAACAACATCAGCGTATGCAGTGGTATCAGTAAAAGAAAGTATGATCAGGATTCAGTGGGATAAAGTATTGCTCATGTTACCATGAAGTGTCAGTGTCAAGATGCATCTGGAATGCTGTACATTTAGGCAATTCTTAAATCATATGCTTTAAGAGAACTAACCGTTGTAGCACACAAAGGGTTTTACATCGCTGCACTGAGTGTCACCCCATGTGCCAAAGTATGGACTCCCGGTAAAAAGCTCCACACAGTGCTGTTGTCCTCCGAGATTGTTGGGCTGCCCAGTGTCCCAGTTTCTATACTCTGTCTCTCCGGCACCATAGAAGCTGCTGTCATTCAGGgaccatctccagctgtttATCAACTCATCATAAAGACCTATCCAAGCCTCTCCTGTTCAGAAAGAACAGCAGGAATTTAAAGTGCCCGAATAACCCaaaaatcttttaaaactgtaaatcactgttttttacATTCCGTATTATAACATTTTAGAAACACCTGGTTGTTGTTGGGCTGTTGTGTGTGTACTTggttatatatgtatatatgtacaatATGTATTTGTTAGGTAAATGATTCCAATATTGAAAACTTGCCTGTGTAGGACGATGTAGTGCTGATGACGGCAttgacatcagctgtgttttctaTGGTGGCCAGGTCAGTGTAGGTCTGTCTGCAGAAGCTCTGAGCATCAGTCCAATTCAATGGTGTGCTCACAAAGTAGAACTGACGGGTTTGGGCAGAGGCAACATTGACCAGTGCTcctaaaacaaacagctttgaATTACCATGTTATAAGAATGTTGACTTTTTAGTTCTTTTACAGTGAATTTGAAGAGGCACTGTGCATCATGTGGGTTCAACGTTACTGTAGGGTTTTGTGAAGGTTCTTCCTCATTGATGACACTTTTGACCTCTCACATTCAAGCAgtttgacaggaaatgaaaacgTCCCTTTGTCAGTTGCATATTAGTTATGTAATCTATGCCTGCCtcaatttttttcttatattcCTAACATATTTATTCATAGTTTAATACaatacattgtaaaaaaaaaaaaaaaacatctttcccCTCCCCACCATTTCTGTCATGCCATTGACGCCACTGTGTGGAGTTGTGTTGTTTCATGACCAATGCGTAAGCAATTTTTCCACCACAGCTTGAGCCAGATCAAGTTTCAGTCTGTCACAGTAAATCGGAGTTCACTGTTTGCCTCTAATGATAAAACAAGAACCAGTTTGATGGCAAGTGTAGCTGAGCAGAAAGCATGAACTTTTACTTCAAAAgactgtggagggaaaaaaaacaaaagtctgaataaatgaaaaggaaTATCTGTTTGACTGGGGGTATGAATACATTCACAGTGTAAAACATACAGACAGTAAACAACTTCCTCCATCTATTGTATTGTCTATcatttgagggtttttttaattttaattttaattttttttaccacaGTGCCatgatgtatttatgtaaattatgcaattatattaaatatacacattttcacCACTTGGAATTCCTGCCCTGAATAAACCGGACCAGAAATAcatatgtttcattttatgcTTTTTCCTTCCCATAAGTTGTGGTCTTAGctatgaacagaaaaaaaggtagaGTAATCAAACATGAGGCACCAACCTGTGAGGACAAAGATGATCAGCGCATAATCCATAAGTTACAGCTGTgaaaaaaggcatttaaaaaaaaaaaatatatcagaatcagaatcagggTTTTCACCAAGAACAGTGGGTATTCGCATACAGTGAAGCTGAAAAACATGAGAGAGATAAAAAGCAAGCACTGTAGGTCAAGGAGtataaaaagcaaataaaaaaagaacaaatgaaaaat of Acanthopagrus latus isolate v.2019 chromosome 10, fAcaLat1.1, whole genome shotgun sequence contains these proteins:
- the LOC119027860 gene encoding tenascin-X-like isoform X16 — translated: MDYALIIFVLTGALVNVASAQTRQFYFVSTPLNWTDAQSFCRQTYTDLATIENTADVNAVISTTSSYTGEAWIGLYDELINSWRWSLNDSSFYGAGETEYRNWDTGQPNNLGGQQHCVELFTGSPYFGTWGDTQCSDVKPFVCYNGTANGTVSFVKVDTHLNWTEAQRFCRENYVDLASIRNQTENSIITNLADGSFVWIGLYREKLWSDGSTSLFRHWAIGQPDLSGEECVTTSFNDSGRWSDENCALNFSFICFKTIPPNTDSFTSAGQDETSITLQWNKVNNNVSFILQFNGTEINITAPVGGGPVTHTVSSLTAGTKYTFTLFSVFENVRSSGVNITAVTAPSNTDSFRSAGQDETSITLQWNKVNNNVSFILQFNGTEINISAPVGGGPVTHTVSSLTAGTKYTFTLFSVFENVKSSGVNITAVTAPPNTDSFTSAGQDETSITLQWNKVNNNVSFILQLNGTEINISAPVGGGPVTHTVSSLTAGTKYTFTLFSVFENVRSSGVNITAVTAPSNTDSFTSAGQDETSITLQWNKVNNNVSFILQFNGSEINITAPVGGGPVTHTVSSLTAGTKYTFTLFSVFEDVRSSGVNITAVTAPPNTDSFRSAGQDETSITLQWNKVNNNVSFILQFNGTEINISAPVGGGPVTHTVSSLTAGTKYTFTLFSVFENVRSSGVNITAVTAPSNTDSFRSAGQDETSITLQWNKVNNNISFILQFNGTEINISAPVGGGPVTHTVSSLTAGTKYTFTLFSVFENVRSSGVNITAVTAPSNTDSFRSAGQNETSITLQWNKVNNNISFILQFNGTEINISAPVGGGPVTHTVSSLTAGTKYTFTLFSVFEDIRSSGVNITAVTAPSNTDSFRSAGQNETSITLQWNKVNNNVSFILQFNGTEINISAPVGGGPVTHTVSSLTAGTKYTFTLFSVFEHVRSSGVNITAVTTPSNTDSFRSAEQDETSITLQWNKVNNNVSFILQFNGTEINISAPVGGGPVTHTVSSLTAGTKYTFTLFSVFENVRSSGVTVIAVTAPPNTDSFRSAGQDETSITLQWNKVNNNVSFILQFNGTEINISAPVGGGPVTHTVSSLTAGTKYTFTLFSVFEHVRSSGVNITAVTAPPNTDSFRSAGQDETSITLQWNKVNNNVSFILQFNGTEINISAPVGGGPVTHTVSSLTAGTKYTFTLFSVFENVRSSGVSITAVTAPSNTDSFRSAGQNETSITLQWNKVNNNVSFILQFNGTEINISAPVGGGPVTHTVSSLTAGTKYTFTLFSVFEIVRSSGVNITAVTAPSNTDSFRSAGQDETSITLQWNKVNNNVSFILQFNETEINISAPVGGGPVTHTVSSLTAGTKYTFTLFSVFEDIRSSGVNITAVTAPPNTDSFRSAGQNETSITLQWNKVNNNVSFILQFNGTEINITAPVGSGPVTHTVSSLTAGTKYTFTLFSVFEDVRSSGVNITAVTAPSNTDSFRSAGQDETSITLQWNKVNNNVSFILQFNGTEINIRAPVGGGPVTHTVSSLTAGTKYTFTLFSVFEDVRSSGVNITAVTAPSNTDSFRSAGQNETSITLQWNKVNNNVSFILQFNGTEINITAPVGGGPVTHTVSSLTAGTKYTFTLFSVFENVRSSGVNITAVTAPPNTDSFTPAGQDETSITLQWNKVNNNVSFILQFNGTEINITAPVGGGPVTHTVSSLTAGTKYTFTLFSVFEDVRSSGVTVIAVTAPSNTDSFRSAGQNETSITLQWNKVNNNVSFILQFNGTEINISAPVGGGPVTHTVSSLTAGTEYTFTLFSVFENVRSSGVSITAVTTPHNVVGLKIKLKSSTQLSDSDIQTLLEEVFRQNGLSPQLFSLMVKSVES